The Betta splendens chromosome 4, fBetSpl5.4, whole genome shotgun sequence genome contains a region encoding:
- the LOC114854712 gene encoding basic immunoglobulin-like variable motif-containing protein — protein MPNASEGQEPNPSGPAGPSGMQRSANVGEERGLISSLARDAARVRRASSAELHLPWTCPVTHSREKFYTVCSDYALLNQAASVYCPPNPARTAVQSKLDGVKPKPSADFGAGQSGGAHVGSDGDFDMEDVSSGISKPILAWEIDTADFNSVLTRKIRTSNVKKCSTKKMKSSDRPSRNLQDVPPHASLEEIKQRKVFDLRRWYCISRPQYKTSCGISSLVSCWNFLYSTLGAGSLPPISQEEALHILGFQPPFEEIKFGPFTGNATLMRWFRQINDNFRVRGCSYILYKPHGKHKTAGETAEGALIKLTQGLKDESMAYIYHCQNHYFCPVGFEATPLKAAKAYRGPLPTNEMEYWILIGEPSRKHPAVHCKKWLDIVTDLNTQNPEYLDIRHTERGIQRRKTKKVGGNLHCIMAFQRVNWQKLGPWALNLENLRHDFHHPGPERAHGSGAEDSEERTSSKRLGHLGRSHSMGSQKDTSWKRLSNATENRQRSSPDSDLEEDVTD, from the exons ATGCCTAACGCATCAGAAGGTCAGGAGCCGAACCCATCTGGGCCCGCCGGACCGTCGGGCATGCAGAGGTCCGCCAACGTGGGCGAGGAACGCGGTCTGATCAGCTCCTTGGCCCGGGATGCTGCGAGAGTGAGGCGCGCCTCGAGCGCCGAGCTCCACCTGCCGTGGACCTGTCCCGTCACGCACTCCAGAGAGAAGTTCTACACGGTGTGCTCAGACTATGCGCTCCTCAACCAGGCCGCGTCCGTGTACTGCCCTCCGAACCCAGCCAGGACCGCGGTCCAGAGCAAGCTGGATGGCGTGAAGCCCAAGCCCTCGGCTGACTTCGGCGCCGGTCAAAGCGGAGGCGCCCACGTGGGCTCGGACGGGGACTTCGACATGGAGGACGTCTCCTCTGGCATCTCTAAGCCCATTTTGGCCTGGGAGATCGATACAGCAGACTTCAACAGCGTGCTCACCAGAAAGATCAGAACAA GCAACGTCAAGAAATGCAGCACGAAGAAGATGAAGTCATCAGACAGACCCAGCCGCAATCTGCAGGACGTCCCTCCGCACGCGTCACTGGAGGAGATCAAACAGAGGAAAGTGTTCGACCTCAGACGATG GTACTGCATCAGTCGGCCGCAGTACAAGACTTCCTGTGGAATCTCTTCTCTGGTGTCCTGCTGGAACTTTTTGTACAGCACTCTGGGCGCAGGGAG TCTTCCGCCCATCTCtcaggaggaggcgctgcatATTCTGGGGTTTCAGCCGCCGTTTGAAGAAATCAAGTTCGGTCCTTTCACTGGCAACGCTACTCTGATGAG GTGGTTCAGACAAATCAATGACAATTTCCGTGTGCGAGGCTGCTCCTACATTCTGTACAAACCACatggaaaacacaagacagCAGGAGAAACAG CTGAGGGGGCGCTGATCAAACTGACGCAAGGGCTGAAGGATGAGTCCATGGCCTACATTTACCACTGCCAGAACCACTACTTCTGCCCTGTGGGCTTCGAAGCCACGCCGCTCAAGGCAGCAAAGGCCTATAG GGGTCCTCTTCCTACAAATGAAATGGAATACTGGATCTTGATTGGGGAACCCAGCAGGAAACACCCGGCCGTTCACTGTAAAAA ATGGTTGGACATCGTGACTGACCTCAACACTCAAAATCCAGAGTACTTGGACATTCGTCACACAGAGAGAGGGATTCAGCGCCGCAAAACCAAAAAG gTGGGTGGCAACCTGCACTGCATCATGGCCTTCCAGAGGGTGAACTGGCAGAAGCTCGGCCCCTGGGCCCTGAACCTGGAGAACCTGCGCCACGACTTCCACCACCCGGGCCCCGAGCGCGCTCACGGCAGCGGCGCGGAGGACTCTGAGGAGAGGACGTCCTCCAAGCGCCTGGGCCACCTGGGACGCTCGCACAGCATGGGAAGCCAGAAGGACACCTCCTGGAAACGCCTGTCCAACGCCACggagaacaggcagaggagctCCCCTGACAGCGACCTTGAAGAGGACGTCACAGACTGA